DNA from Cryptosporangium minutisporangium:
TCCGCACGCGGGTGGTGAACGTCGTCGACCTCATGACGCTGCCCCGGCCCAAGGACCACCCGCACGGCATGGAGGCGACGCTCTTCCGCGAGCTGTTCACCGACCACGTCGACGTCGTCTTCGCGTTCCACGGCTACCCCGGAGCGATCCACCAGGTCGTCCACGGGCGACCGGACGCCGACCGGTTCCACGTCCGCGGCTTCATCGAGGAGGGCACCACGACGACGCCGTTCGACATGACGGTGAAGAACAAGGCGTCCCGCTACCACCTGGTGATCGACGCGCTGAACAACGCGCGGCGCACACCGCCCGGGGCGTCCGAGCTGAAGGCGTGGTGCGAGGCGCAGCTGGCCAAGCACGAGGCGTACGTCGTCGAGCACCTGGAAGACATGCCCGAGGTAGCCGACTGGGTGCTCCCGGCCCGCGACACCGCGCCCTACTAAGCCATCAGTTTTACGAGCTCCACCCGGGAGCGGACGCCGAGGCGGACGAAGATGTTGCGCATGTGGTGGTCGACGGTTCGGACACTGAGGTAGAGCTGTGCGGCGATCTCCCGGTTCGTCGCGCCCTGCGCGGCGAGCTGGGCGATCTGCAGCTGCTGTGGCGTGAGGTTGGCCGGCCCCGGGCGCGACTCGCTCGGAGCCGGCCGCACCACCTCACCGGCGGCGCGCAGCTCTCCCTGACAGGCTTCGGCCCACGGCTCGGCCTCCAGCCGCTGGAACGTCTCCAGCGCGCTGTGCAGTACGCCGCGCGCCGCCAGCGCGCCGCGGCGTCGGCGCAGTTCGTGGCCGTAGAGCAGCTCGGTGCGGGCCCGCTCGAACTCGTGGTCGCCGAGCTGGTGCAGCCGCATCGCCTCGCGGTAGTTCTCCTCGGCGGCGTGTGGGTCGGTGGCCAGCAGGGCCCGGCACCGGGCGGCCAACGCCATCGGGGCCGGGCTGCCGGTCGCGTTCGCCCAGATGTCGAAGTACCGGCCGATACCGACGGCGGCCTCCCGCTTGCCACAGCGCAGCGCGGCCTCGACGAAGTGCGGCGCCGCCATCATCTTCACCAGCGGATGGCTCCGGCCGGCACCGACGTCCGAGACGAGCACGAGCAGCCGCGCCATCGCCTCGGCCGTTCGTCCGACCGTGAGGTCGAGGGCGGCGAGCGCCCAGTTGGCCATCGCCACCGACATGCTCAGCCCACGGTTGTCGGCCTCGCTGATCGCCGCCCGCGCCCGCACCAGGCACGTCTGCTCGTCGCCCCGGGGCACCGCCAGCAGGGCCAGCGAGGCGAGGTGGAAGCTCGCCGATCCGGCCTGACCCAAGTTCCGGGCCAGCAGCAGTCCTTCGTCCGCGCTCGCCACCGCAGCCGGGTGTCGTCCCAGCCAGAGCTGGGCGTACGTGCTCAGCTCCAGCGTCCGGGGCAGCGCCGCGACCTCGCCGCGGACCTGCGCCGACGCGCGCGCCCGCACGGAGAGCCCGAGCGCGGTCGACTCCTGCCCGAGGACGCACGCCGCCAGGCTGGCCCAGACCAGCAGCGTCGGATCGTCGTGCAGCGGGGCCAGCTCCAGCACCCGGCGCAGCGGGCCGACCGACTCGGTGTGCCGACGCTCGAACGCGGCGGCCATCCCGGTGCAGAACTCGAACATCAGCTCGGCCTCGGGTGACTCGTCGCTGCCCCGCAGCGCCTTCACCCGGTTGAGGACGTCGAGGTAGCGACGCTGGTCGCCGGCCAGGAAGTCCACCTCGCTGGCGTGGATCAGAGCGACCATCGCGGCGGTCCGGTGCGGCTCGCCGAGCCGGCCAGCGGCCCCCAACAGGAGTTCTTGAGCGGCCGCCGGGAGGCCGGTCCGCAGCTCGATCTCGCCGCGCAGGAGGTCCCGGTAGCCGTGCAGCGCGGTCTCCGGACGCGGCGGGCGCAACCGCGCGAGCAGGACGCCCGCCCGGTGCGGCTGGCCGGCGAGCCAGGCGTCCTGGGCCGCGGCGAGCAGGTGCTCGGCCTTCTCGTCCGGCTCCGGCGTCAGCTCGGCGATCCGCTCGGCCGCAAGCGACGCGGCGGCGTGATCGCCGTTGTCCCGGACCGCGGCCGCCGCTCGTTCGAGCTCGCCGGCGAGTGCGGGCTCCGCGTCGGGCGCCAACGCGGCGAGGTGCCAGGCGCGGCGCAGCCGCCACTCCGCCTCCGCGCGGGAACCGGCCTCCGCGCCGACGGCCTCCTGGGCGAGCACGTCGGCGAGCAGTCGGTGAGCAGCGCGCCGGTCTTCGGGCGGCGCGGCCTGGTACACGGCGCCACGCAGCAGCGGGAAGCGGAACCGCACCGCGCCGTCGATCTCGTGCACGAGGCCCGCCGCCTCGGCCGGCTCCAACGCCGACAGGTGTCCCCCGCCGGTCTCCGCCGCGCGGGCCAGGGTGCCGGCGTCCAGATGCTCGTCGGTCGCGATCAGCAGCAGGAGCCGGCGGGTCGCGAGCGGGAGGCGGGCGATCCGCTCGTCGTACTCCCGGCGCACCCGGCTGTAGAGCGGCAGCGTCTCCGGCAGCGATGCCCGA
Protein-coding regions in this window:
- a CDS encoding ATP-binding protein translates to MPTVLASQSGNAQLTDTGPGRPEVRALLDQVRGHHGGGLVVQGPPGIGKTSLLRYAADAAQGFVVLTAEGVEAETELPFAALHRLLMPLSARVATLPKLQATTLARVMAGDPEDFPGQLPLCVAVLELLVRTARRRPVLCCVDDVHLIDAASRDALAFVARRLAAEKVAMVFTMPDDRPPLPGLPTLALPGLAQPAAAALIGRLLAGDVTADVAGAIGRSCAGNPRAIEELTRTLSADQRAGRASLPETLPLYSRVRREYDERIARLPLATRRLLLLIATDEHLDAGTLARAAETGGGHLSALEPAEAAGLVHEIDGAVRFRFPLLRGAVYQAAPPEDRRAAHRLLADVLAQEAVGAEAGSRAEAEWRLRRAWHLAALAPDAEPALAGELERAAAAVRDNGDHAAASLAAERIAELTPEPDEKAEHLLAAAQDAWLAGQPHRAGVLLARLRPPRPETALHGYRDLLRGEIELRTGLPAAAQELLLGAAGRLGEPHRTAAMVALIHASEVDFLAGDQRRYLDVLNRVKALRGSDESPEAELMFEFCTGMAAAFERRHTESVGPLRRVLELAPLHDDPTLLVWASLAACVLGQESTALGLSVRARASAQVRGEVAALPRTLELSTYAQLWLGRHPAAVASADEGLLLARNLGQAGSASFHLASLALLAVPRGDEQTCLVRARAAISEADNRGLSMSVAMANWALAALDLTVGRTAEAMARLLVLVSDVGAGRSHPLVKMMAAPHFVEAALRCGKREAAVGIGRYFDIWANATGSPAPMALAARCRALLATDPHAAEENYREAMRLHQLGDHEFERARTELLYGHELRRRRGALAARGVLHSALETFQRLEAEPWAEACQGELRAAGEVVRPAPSESRPGPANLTPQQLQIAQLAAQGATNREIAAQLYLSVRTVDHHMRNIFVRLGVRSRVELVKLMA